The Fusarium falciforme chromosome 4, complete sequence genomic interval ATGCACACAAGAAAGAGGAGCGAGAACAACACCCAAAGGTGTCCGGTGGAGGACTTGGATGAGGGGCATCGTCATGTGGATGCAAAACGAGGCGAGTGCCTGAGATAAGAGACAGTGAGTGACTTGATGACTGATGAGAGCTGCCCTGCCCGTGCTGTGGCGGGAGGCCACAAGGCCGATACGATGGATGCTTGCTCTGGAGGCGATGAGTGAGTGACGGGAGCGAGCAAGGTCTTGTCATGGAGGAAGGGGGATCTGATGCACAATGCGTGGCCAGGGGCTTCCAATTCGCCAGCTCGGGCAGAGTCGCCTTGTTGTGCCCCCTCCCGGCCGGCCCCTGACGGCGTGTGATTTGTGACGAGGCGGCCCAAGGCGGGCTATGAGGTTGGGGAGAAAAAAAGCAGGCGAGACGTCCGTCTAGTCAGTCCTAGAGGCTGCCTTGCGGCGAAAAGAAAGCATCAGGCTGGACAGCAAATGTTTGATTCAGGAGGACGGGATTGTGCATTGACGGGGGGAGCTTCAAGCTTGACCCCCTTATACTGTAGCTCGAGACGGGAGCTAGACTTGGGTTGGGCTGGTGGGTAATGGAGCTTTGCTGAGCTTCTGACTCAAGGACCTGGGGGAAGAGAGAGGTAGGAGAGCTAAGATGGGGCTCGGGTTTGGGAAAAGAgtacaaggagaaggggaaaATGAGaacaaaaaagaaaggaaaagtAGGAtggagagggaaaagaggCGACAGGGCTCACAGCATGACAGTGAGAGTTTACTGTGTGAATGTTTGATGCCCAGGAGGTGGTCTTGGGACTGGAGCTATGAATGAATGGATATAACTAGCTGCTGCTCACCCTGATGCCCTCACCACAGTGACCTACAACTGTCGTTATTTCAGTACCGTTGCTGTTCAATCACTaccactggcactggcactggcactgcCGATAGCCCTCCATCCACTGATTAGCAGGGCTGTAGGTCGGTAGGGACTGGTGCTGTAGCTGTTGGATCCAGCTCGCCCCCCGTGCGTTGCTCAATTGCCCGCCCCCCCGCGACCCCTTGTCCGACCCGCGCCGCCAGCTCCGACGGGACGCACCTCTACCTGGACCTTCTCAAAGTCGAGTCTCGTCTCAACCCGCtacccaccaccaccctcttcctttcttctcctcgtcaagaCACCGCGTCAACGCCCGGAAAAGACGCGATACCGCAGCAGTAATTCATGCTGCTTCTCCAGAGCGAAGTAGCTATTTGCCCCCTTTTTTACTCCCCACGCGCGTGCCCTGGCTGACCATGTTTCTTTAGTAGCCCGCCCAGGCCTACAGAGGTGCGCTGCTTGTCCCGCGGCAACAGGCAGAGGCACGGCAGgcaggagaaaaaaaaagaagggcACCAGGGAAACGGGGGGcaaccaccacaaccacaaccacgcAAAGGTCGACACAATGATCTCGTCAAACACCCGCGCCTCACGATCTCGCTACTCTAGCCCCGCGCAATCCCAAAACACCAAATGGAACGGAGTGCTGGACGCGTCCAAGGGAGCTACCGAGGGATCAAGGGCATTCATGCAGCGATGGTTGGAGCCTACCGTGCAGAGCAAGGCGAGCTTCGAGGATGATGGTCTGATGCGATATGGCGTCGTGGAGAACATGGCTCCGTTGGGAAGTctgcccaagcccaagaaggccgcGCCCGAGACCACTTCTGGCGTGCGGAGGATCATATTGAGGCCGTCAGGGGCAAACGCTGCCAAATCtaccgccgaggccatcccGAGTGATCCGGCTGCGGATGTCGACGTGGACGCCGACcacgatgctgatgctgccgccgccgcagctGCTGCCAGAGCAAGGGCGGAAGCGTCTTCCCCTCCTCCGACCACCCAGCCCCCTACACCGCCACGGCGGAGGTCCATTGTGCTCAAGGACGCGGCAGCCGCAgcggatgatgaggacgatgaggattACGACCCGAACCGGACGAAGCGGCGACAGTCGGGTCGCGCATCTCTGGGGAGGCGGACACGGCGCTCGTCAGGCGGCCGCAGGAGCTCCATCGTTGTGACTAAGCCGGCAGTAAAGGAGACCAGGGAGGCCAGGGAGGCCAGGgagcccaaggagaaggaggcgaaAGAGGTCAAAGAGACGccaaaggacaaggacatcaAGGACACGATCCAGGCATCCGAGCCCATGGCTGAACCCCAGGACAAAGATTTCATCGACAAGGTGGTCGAGGCTGCAGTGGACGAGGCCCTCAAGCACTACCGCTATCCGACGGCGTGGGCGCTGCGGACCCTCTACGACGAAAAATCGGGCGACCCCCGGTTCGTGGCCATGATCGAGGACGTCTTCAACCAGACGGCCGACGAGGACACGATGCGAAAGTTCTCGAagcagatggaggagaagaagcgcgagggcaagaaggacaaTCAAGGCTGCTACTACTTTATCCCGCCGACGACGAACAGTCGATTCACACCGCACAAACCCAAGGCAGCACCCTACGGCAAACTGCTGCATCACCGCCAAGAGGAgcatcagcaccagcaccagcacgacggtgacgacgaagacgaggaggagcatcATCACCGACGAGCGTCCAAGAAGGTAAAGACGCTGCATTCTTCCCGGTCTCACTCTCGATCTCACTCGCACTCTTACTCTCACCCTGCGCCGCACTCCTCTCACCCTGCCTCTGGCCACGCCACCCGCCACACACCCCGGAAAATGTCGACAGACAAGCAACCCCGAACGCCGACGTCGCGGAAGAGAGGCCGTCGTGACTCTGCGTCTAGCGACTCTTCGCTCTCGTCGGCTCTCAGCCTGTCGTCTCCAGAGGCCAGCATCGGCAGCCCCAGCCCCATCCGTCGAGGGGCAACGGCTGGTCGCCCTGGACGTGGATCTGgaactggagctggagctggagctggagctggagctggccgTGGACCTGGGGCCGACTCCAGCGATGCGCCAAAACCTCGGCCAATCACCACCCGCCGCAAATCACTCGCCGCCTCCAACAAGACCAACAAGACCAAGTCCAAGCGATCCAGGTCAAGCCCATCCGCATCACACTCTCCCACCCTCCCCGTCATCTCAAACACCAGCAATTCTTCTGCCGCTGATGCACCCGCCGGTGCCACCATCAGCGTGAGTGCCGAAGCCAGTATGCCAGGAAGGCTTGCTGATGCTCCCGTCTTGAACAacctcctccctcccaagaccaaggcagGCAAGGGCGCCAAGGGCTCGTCTGTGCCGGTCGATGAGGCTGGCCATGATAACGACTCCTCCTTCTGGGACCGCAGACGCGACGCGCAAAAGTTTGCCAACAGCGTCACAGTGCGCGAGAGTTCGGTTCGTGATGGTGAGGACGATGAGCAGGTTGCGACACCCGCCAAGAAGACCAGGAGGACGCGTCAGTCGATCGCGCCCCCAGCGACAACAAGGGCAACCCGATCAGCCAGCAAGAGGCCTCACGATGAGGTCGAGAGCACTGTGTCTCCAGTTGCATGGCCTTTCCAGCGTGATAGCAGCTCAGTCGCAGGCTCGAGGGCTGCCACGCCCACGCTACGCCCACCCAAGAAGCAGAGAACTGGCCTTCGTGTCAAGTCATCGTAAGTCACACCCCAGATGGTGCTTCATCTCCAAGATGCATCGATCCCATCGGCACAACCATGGTGGTTTTCATGTCGCTCTCGCTTTGGGTGTGTTTTTTTGATACGGAGAGACGCCTGGACGCGTGAGAAATCACGTCTTTTGTCCCTTTTTTGGCTGATCTCACAtcacatccatctccaaccaCCCTTTGCGTCAGAGACGAAGATGCACTAGCCTAGGCTCTACCGCAAGACAAGGCCTTGTTTGAATCCATGCATCATGAAGAATTTTGCTGATAATACGTGCCCTATCTAGCCCCGTGAAGAAGCGAGGAGGAACTGCTGCCGGAGTGCCTCGGGCTATGGGAGATGGCACAGCAACCAGCGCGGCCGCCAAGGATCAGGTAtgcttctttttttccttgttTGTTTCTCATTTCACTTGGAGGATGCGAGACGCGTTTCAACGGCGATACACTCTGAGAGGCATCATGATGGAAACCCAAATTTCATAGATCTAGCAGATGGTGGCCATTTTTTCGTGCCCTGTCTGtttggtctggtctggtctggtctgtctGATGAGGATCACCAGACAGGGCTTTTTTGGTGGTCCCTGCAAGAATGATCCGCTTTTCCGAGCCAGCCACCAGATTGGAACGCGTTGCAACAGAAGCAAGCCTCAAGCGAGGAGCGAGAAGCGCCTCGTATGCGAATGAACTCGCGGGCCAACGTGGACATGAGACGTGGCTGGATATGCATGCCCTGGTAACCACTCAACTGACACGGCGGTTAGATATCCGACAACGATGAGGACTGCTCCGCCTGTGGTGCAGCCGGTGATGTCGTCTGCTGCGACGGATGCCCTCGGTCATTCCACTTTGAGTGCGTGGGCATGGTACCATCTGACGACCTCCCTGATGAGTGGTATTGCAACGAATGCCTGTTCAAGCGGTATCCTTCACGCGTGCCTGTCCACAAGGGCGTTTTTGGGCCTGCTCTGAACAACCTTGAGAAGAGCATTCCTCGCGCCTTCAGCCTTCCCAAGAAGTTGCAGACTCGCTTTGAAGGGGTCAAAGCTGGTCCTGATGGCGAGTACGAAGAGGTCACGGCTGCCAAGACGACCAAGTAAGTGACGATTCCGGGCATCTAGATATTAGAGTGGCTAACCAAGACGACAGGAGGAAGAATGGCTACGAAGAAGTACCCGACTTCTTCAGACAGCGAGACGATGGACAACCTGTGCTCTGCCACGGCTGCCAAAAGGCCGCGACAGATGTCCGGGCCATCATCCCTTGTAGCGTCTGCCCGCGTTATTGGCATATTGACTGCCTGGACCCCCCTCTGGCTGTCCCTCCAGTTCTCAAGAACTGGCGATGCCCTCTCCATTCTGAAGAGATAATTGCCGAGGTCCGCTCGCTCGCGCCTGCTCATCGGTTCCGCAAGATCAAGGGAGCGCAGACCATCACGCCAGCATTGTCACGAGGTCTCAAGAACAATGGCCAAATTGAAGTGGACTGGAACGATGAGACAGAGTCTGAACCAGAGTCAAAACCCGTCAACAATTCTGGCTGGCCAGATCCCGACTCGTTTGGACGGGCTTACAAGCTGCCTGCCCAAGGCATTGTACTGGACTTTATTGAACAGTGAGTGACACTATTACCTCTCTCGCGATCCCCCGTGTTCTAACGCCATATCAAGGTTGCGCCGTCAAAACGCTGGCTACGGTCCTCGCCAAGATGAGCCTCGATGGCTGTCATACGCCCCTGTGCCTGTGAAGGACTCGAGCCATCCTGTCAAGGGCTCTGATCTTCAGCGGTCAGTGGACGAGATGCAAGTCGCCTTGACCATGACCAGCCTCAAGGACCACAAGTCGGAGAGCGTTGACCAACTGATCTCAGCTCTCTTGGTGAGTAGTTCTTATTCCACCTTGTCTCACATGTTACTGATATATCTACAGGACGCTGCTGACCCCAATGTCCTGGCGCTCATGACCAAGACTGATGCTGGCAACATCGCTACTGGTCACCTCACAGACAGTGACAAGCTTAGCCTACGCGTTCTACTTGCCCAGATGGATGCCATGGGATCCCGTATCAGACATCTCCTTGGTGAACCGGACCCCACCACTATGCTTGATCAGGAGCACGAAATACCTAGCATCCTATCTCCCCAAGACTCAGCCATCGCCGAGCCACTCGATAAGGTTGCGGTGCCTCCGCCTGTCACTGAACCTACCCCCCCTTCAACCATTGACCACGCCGAAGGCGCTATGGAGCTTGATTAAACCTCGATCGACATGTTTCCGAGTGGCTTACAACCCCTCGATCCTCTTCCTGCTCGCTCTGTCACGACAGAGCATCACGATTCCCAACGATTCTCGACCAAAATTGGCACTCTTGTTTGACTATAGCGTAAccccctttttttctcttcacttttttccttttcatAGAAATCTGTGTACGAATTTCAAAGCTCTCACACGCAAGCGAGCACTCTCACTCTATCAACCCCAACAACCCAAAACCTCTTGAGCCCGCTGACTATGGATCGCTGGAGTTTGGGAGGCTTTTGGTATTTCGAAATCATCACGACCACGGCATAGAAACGACCTGGGTGCTCTCTTGACATTTTtgtttttctctcttccacctcgccctcgccctcgccctctccgactcttctcttcctgTGCCAGCTTGCCGTTCAGGTTATTGCCCATGGTCGTACCCCTCTTcgcatcttcttctcttcccagTGCCATCTGATTCGTGGTCTTTCCCTGCGACTCTACTTCTCAAAACCACTATATTATGGACGAAACGAAtctcctttttctttcttctttcacCCGCCAGCGGGGCGGCAGCGGTCTGATGCACCAGGGAGGGGTCTAAGCGGGTGGCACAAATGTGGTCACCCAGAACAGCGCTGCGTTTAATGCTCTTGTTGTATCATAGTTTCGGTGGAGTGGCATAGGATGAGATATTTCATCCCATCACCCGCCGGAGAGGGGAAGAAGGGtaggtggatggatggatggaaggaAGGGGTGGAATGGTGATGGATATAGCTCCTTTTCGGTATCGAGGATAAAAAAGACACAAGAAGGCGAGCCCAATATCAAACCTAACAATCCGCTATGCGTGTTCCTTTTGGTGCCGTGACTGACACATTGATTCCTCTCATTGCCTACAGTAGTCGTAAGAGTAATTCATACGTGTGTTGGTCATCTGATTGACAACGGGAGTCAAGGACCTTTGATAATGTTGACATGTGAACAACATCAATTGCGAGGCCGTGAAAAGGTCAAGGTCGTAAAAGCGCCCCCATCTTCCTATTCTTCCATTTTAATATACAACAATCCTTTCATTGCGAGGCATTGCCCTGCAAGCCAGCTGTGGCCCAGTGACCTCTTTGCTGGTAGCTGAGCCAAATATCCTTCGCAAAACCCACccaacctcttcttcctcttcacccAAGGCTGAGTGAGCCCAACAAAAAGATTCCTTTCAGTCCATTGACGCGCCCAAATCTCACTCGTGTGACCAAGACTCGTCGCAGGCCCTTGAAGAGGGTGCCAAGGTTTCCTTTCTACAGAGAATTGAACAAacccagaccagaccagagcCCATACATAAATCCGTCCGTCGCCGCCTTGAACAAGAATCGTCGAGTagttttatttctttctttctttcttaaaaAGTGATTTTCCCCCAGGTTCGTTCAATCGTGGAAATAGAATAGTCCCGCTTCTCCGTCTTTTGTTTGTTGGCGGCGTCAGAGTCAGACATTCAAGGCCGGCCTGAAGTGCGCTCCCGCAACGCAGAGCAAAGCAAGAGATAGGAGGCAGGCGTCGAAACAAGAGATTTCGCAACGCAAGGCATCCAAATTCGCACATCGGACACCCGGTCCATACCAACCATATTTGGTCATCGTGACAACGCGGCCGTCTTTGCCATGCATGTCTGTATCCGAAGTAAGAACCCCCCTAATACCCCCCAACTCCTGATGGCATCATGTGCCGGAACTGGCCTGAAAAGTGAGAAGAAAAGCTCAAAAAGATCCGTCTAAGTTGTAAACAGCTCCCAGTGACGCCGTTGAAGCACAGCTGATTTGATCATCTCTGACAAACACCTTGTTAGTTTCTCTGCTGATCGTTGCGAGACTGAGCTGTACTTACGCGGCCGCGTCTGGGATTACCCTGGTCCTGCTGCATGTAGCCCATGTTGGGCATGCCTCCTCCCATGTTTCCGTAGCCATAGTTGCCCATTCCCATGTTGAACCCCGGTGGCGCAAATGGGGTCTGCCCGGCAGGCATCTGAGGCATCTGCGAGACAGGAGGCTGGATTGGGCTGCCATTGGGCATGTTCTGCTGACGATACTGATCGACAGAGGGGTTGGGACCGTTGAAACCCCCGTAGCCAGCCTGCATGGGGGGGAAGTTGTAATTCATGGGTGGCGGGCCACGGTTCATCATCTGCTGGTACTGCATCTGCTGGATGTTGGCAGGCATTGGGCCGCTGGGCGCGTTGTACATCATGCCCTGGTTGAACTGAGGGAATGCCGAGACACCGCCATCGCCTGCCTCGTTCCTCTGGCCGCCATAAGGCATGTCGAAGCCAGGAGGGTTAGCCGGGGCGTTCATTGGGTTATAGAACGGCTTGTTGGAGTGAGCAGACTGAGGATGGTGGCCGTTGGAATTCGCCTGTCTCGAAGCTGGTCGCTGGCGCTGCTCAGCGTGAGTGCTGGCATCACGGTTGTTGGCAGCGTTTCGAGTCGAGATGCCGACCTCATCCATCAGGCGCTTGTACCCCTGGTTGGGCTGGGCCTTGATTCTAACAAGGACAGCCTTCACGTTGTCAACCACCTGGGTGCGGATTGACTCGTCAAAGAAGGGCGTCGTAAGCACCTTGAAGATGAGCGTGGCACCGCACTGATGATCCTTGAGAATAGCCTCAAGAACCTGGTCATTGGGGGTGAAGAAGAGCGCCTTGAGGATCGCATCTCGGGCAtcagcctcggccttctgGTTGATCACCTTCAGGACAGTGAGATAGGCAACCTTGTGGGTGCAAAGGTGCACCAGGTAGGGAACCAGCTGAGGCGAGAGGACGGTCCGACGTTGGGGGAATGTGCAGGTATCCAGGAACCACGTCAGAAGCAGGG includes:
- a CDS encoding PHD-type domain-containing protein; the protein is MISSNTRASRSRYSSPAQSQNTKWNGVLDASKGATEGSRAFMQRWLEPTVQSKASFEDDGLMRYGVVENMAPLGSLPKPKKAAPETTSGVRRIILRPSGANAAKSTAEAIPSDPAADVDVDADHDADAAAAAAAARARAEASSPPPTTQPPTPPRRRSIVLKDAAAAADDEDDEDYDPNRTKRRQSGRASLGRRTRRSSGGRRSSIVVTKPAVKETREAREAREPKEKEAKEVKETPKDKDIKDTIQASEPMAEPQDKDFIDKVVEAAVDEALKHYRYPTAWALRTLYDEKSGDPRFVAMIEDVFNQTADEDTMRKFSKQMEEKKREGKKDNQGCYYFIPPTTNSRFTPHKPKAAPYGKLLHHRQEEHQHQHQHDGDDEDEEEHHHRRASKKVKTLHSSRSHSRSHSHSYSHPAPHSSHPASGHATRHTPRKMSTDKQPRTPTSRKRGRRDSASSDSSLSSALSLSSPEASIGSPSPIRRGATAGRPGRGSGTGAGAGAGAGAGRGPGADSSDAPKPRPITTRRKSLAASNKTNKTKSKRSRSSPSASHSPTLPVISNTSNSSAADAPAGATISVSAEASMPGRLADAPVLNNLLPPKTKAGKGAKGSSVPVDEAGHDNDSSFWDRRRDAQKFANSVTVRESSVRDGEDDEQVATPAKKTRRTRQSIAPPATTRATRSASKRPHDEVESTVSPVAWPFQRDSSSVAGSRAATPTLRPPKKQRTGLRVKSSPVKKRGGTAAGVPRAMGDGTATSAAAKDQISDNDEDCSACGAAGDVVCCDGCPRSFHFECVGMVPSDDLPDEWYCNECLFKRYPSRVPVHKGVFGPALNNLEKSIPRAFSLPKKLQTRFEGVKAGPDGEYEEVTAAKTTKRKNGYEEVPDFFRQRDDGQPVLCHGCQKAATDVRAIIPCSVCPRYWHIDCLDPPLAVPPVLKNWRCPLHSEEIIAEVRSLAPAHRFRKIKGAQTITPALSRGLKNNGQIEVDWNDETESEPESKPVNNSGWPDPDSFGRAYKLPAQGIVLDFIEQLRRQNAGYGPRQDEPRWLSYAPVPVKDSSHPVKGSDLQRSVDEMQVALTMTSLKDHKSESVDQLISALLDAADPNVLALMTKTDAGNIATGHLTDSDKLSLRVLLAQMDAMGSRIRHLLGEPDPTTMLDQEHEIPSILSPQDSAIAEPLDKVAVPPPVTEPTPPSTIDHAEGAMELD